A stretch of Caenorhabditis elegans chromosome IV DNA encodes these proteins:
- the F58D2.4 gene encoding uncharacterized protein (Confirmed by transcript evidence), producing MTSLDVLKEAHRAIHQHTSVACIFPVRALGNPSEAVRESQELGSISNCQSFTHRTKADSVFILHANFHSLLGDGCGHVGHANIRDGGVAGPVNEEAGVPNAD from the exons ATGACGTCGCTGGATGTTCTCAAAGAAGCACACCGGGCCATACACCAGCACACAAGTGTCGC atgcatTTTTCCTGTTCGTGCACTCGGAAATCCATCTGAGGCGGTCCGAGAGAGCCAGGAATTAGGGAGCATCTCGAATTGCCAAAGCTTTAC TCACCGGACCAAAGCTGACAGTGTCTTCATCTTGCACGCCAACTTTCACAGCCTTCTCGGAGATGG atgtggACATGTCGGTCACGCGAATATTCGTGACGGCGGCGTTGCAGGTCCGGTCAATGAGGAAGCTGGTGTCCCAAATGCCGATTAG
- the F58D2.5 gene encoding Macro domain-containing protein (Confirmed by transcript evidence): MAKSLHDIVCQKIAEFVQNGPASVVVANACLYSAVTAANNNDLLPVYRTQCKRAPLDGALDSPRIAARQSSSAGSIKDRRHAHSRSSLIPFTCVIYRSLPLFTCPINSVFSLLVYP, translated from the exons ATGGCCAAGTCTCTTCACGACATTGTCtgccaaaaaattgccgagttCGTTCaaaatg GTCCAGCAAGTGTCGTCGTAGCGAATGCATGTCTGTATTCGGCCGTCACCGCTGCCAACAACAACGACCTGCTACCTGTCTACCGTACACAATGCAAACGCGCCCCGTTGGACGGCGCGCTCGATTCGCCTCGGATTGCCGCCCGCCAATCCTCGTCAGCCGGGAGTATAAAAGACCGTCGTCACGCTCATTCGAGGTCTTCTCTAATTCCTTTTACTTGTGTCATTTATCGCTCTTTGCCCCTCTTTACATGTCCTATTAACTCGGTGTTTTCTCTATTAGTTTATCCTTAA
- the F58D2.2 gene encoding VWFD domain-containing protein (Confirmed by transcript evidence), with amino-acid sequence MKVLHFTVILLSLIPVTFADGPAAPPATTEEPKSTAPPATTDVTQTLVPSVYLPLGAGEPQQGRNISSEFGVFPKEFFTCGKRTATTLNEAYTGPSSLEVVVKCDPTPARTIIGKADNSFVKFNRDFKKECELFTCSNDVYQGDGDQLEEIVNFDPALYSKNAKAPKPEKPETNICSDKKATYPEGSTPTSSILFANEGNCYAKVGSTLITLLETPETFAQVPRWLPANEDRLNLKSLFFSNEKSEIVERVPFVFESKKNDSTAVTYQKCDTTCDKGSIVKIQMNPGEYSMMVYLNPKECSSFRICFDPDRFLDDSKKPSCQDDFTIDVLFKSGVVVWGKKGRASIIEMMSPYHDEDNVVGIEFGYGVKTSKGDLAGEFYIGNDHREFVQSDSSGYTSASSSKLAFFFPSDGCLRATAGIFSKKIASGKTMANEKVTVVGKLFGESGELITVQTPEVATTTTARPIKNIAATTTVAPLQLIADASLVDNDLQSNLEATGVYVDGKWWWWAIYLGFVLGTLLTLAIGGGICYVLRRTVYGYWYRGMYRRYGCDVSATTAGLTGVGFGATTTAMQTISPGKTGATTLGSTSSTTGITETTGTTGSTATTGTMA; translated from the exons ATGAAAG ttctacACTTCACTGTGATCTTGCTATCGTTGATTCCCGTGACATTTGCCGACGGTCCAGCAGCTCCACCTGCTACAACAGAGGAACCAAAATCAACTGCTCCACCTGCTACAACAGATGTCACACAGACACTCGTTCCTAGTGTCTACCTTCCGCTCGGTGCTGGTGAACCGCAACAAGGTCGCAATATTTCAAGTGAATTCGGAGTATTCCCGAAGGAGTTCTTTACGTGTGGAAAAAGAACAGCAACGACATTGAATGAAGCTTATACAGGCCCCAGTTCATTGGAAGTTGTTGTAAAATGTGATCCAACTCCGGCTCGAACGATTATTGGGAAGGCGGATAATTCATTTGTCAAGTTCAATCGGGATTTCAAGAAGGAATGCGAGTTGTTCACCTGCTCAAATGACGTCTACCAAGGTGATGGAGATCAGTTGGaggaaattgtaaattttgaccCGGCGctttactcaaaaaatgcaaaagctCCGAAACCAGAGAAACCGGAAACCAACATTTGTTCTGACAAAAAGGCAACATATCCCGag GGCTCCACTCCGACTAGCTCAATCCTGTTTGCTAACGAAGGAAACTGCTATGCGAAAGTAGGATCTACGTTGATAACATTATTGGAGACACCAGAAACATTTGCTCAAGTCCCTCGTTGGTTGCCTGCGAATGAGGATCGACTCAACTTGAAGAGCTTGTTCTTTTCAAATGAG aaatccGAAATCGTGGAGCGAGTCCCATTCGTCTTTGAATCGAAGAAAAACGATAGTACAGCTGTCACCTATCAGAAATGCGACACCACTTGCGATAAAGGATCAATTGTCAAAATACAGATGAATCCCGGCGAATACTCTATGATGGTCTATCTGAATCCGAAGGAGTGCTCGTCGTTCAGAATTTGCTTTGATCCCGATAGATTTTTGGATGACTCTAAGAAACCCAGCTGCCAGGACGATTTTACCATTGATGTGCTGTTCAAGAGTGGAGTCGTTGTTTGGGGAAAGAAAGGAAGAGCGTCGATAATTGAGATGATGAGCCCGTACCATGATGAAGATAATGTAGTTGGAATTGAGTTCGGATACGGTGTCAAAACAAGTAAAGGAGATCTTGCTGGAGAATTCTACATCGGAAACGATCATCGAGAGTTTGTGCAAAGCGATTCATCGGGATACACTTCGGCTTCAAGCTCAAAGTTGGCATTCTTCTTTCCATCCGATGGGTGTCTACGCGCTACTGCCGGCATTTTCTCcaag aaaatcgccAGTGGTAAAACAATGGCAAATGAAAAAGTGACTGTTGTTGGAAAACTTTTCGGGGAATCTGGAGAACTGATTACAGTACAAACACCAGAAGTCGCCACAACAACCACTGCACGACCCATTAAGAATATTGCTGCAACAACTACCGTCGCACCTCTCCAATTGATTGCGGATGCTTCACTTGTTGACAATGACCTACAATCGAATCTTGAAGCAACTGGAGTGTATGTCGATGGAaagtggtggtggtgggcAATCTACCTGGGATTTGTCTTGGGCACTCTCCTTACTTTGGCTATCGGGGGTGGAATATGTTACGTGTTGCGACGAACTGTTTATGGATATTG GTACCGCGGCATGTACAGACGATATGGATGTGATGTCTCTGCGACAACCGCTGGTCTCACTGGAGTTGGATTCGGAGCAACTACGACCGCAATGCAGACGATTTCTCCTGGAAAGACGGGTGCGACAACATTGGGAAGTACTTCAAGTACCACTGGAATTACTGAAACTACTGGAACTACTGGATCCACGGCAACCACTGGAACTATGGCATAA
- the C48D1.1 gene encoding Zer-1-like leucine-rich repeats region domain-containing protein (Confirmed by transcript evidence) yields the protein MKRWTAKIGNMLPSLTHLTMSDVHINEDDFYQLFGNFSNLRSLDISGTNILNIAGISRLKQLEVLALRDFSIATYTELKDLFNLKHLRVLDVSQTRFNLHSRNNIVEQFTECKMELPELRFMDCTRTSLSGDILECLLKTQRNLQLVTTIMTEAETSQYNDVRVLNTAYFHKSVQALVYCLTARKEFDSGYCMKAIRISISEDNLQNLNIPSCIKTIVKSMQTFDSISVTQNGLKCLIIFGMLYSNQLCSNGVTLLVEALMSFVYLYKRMISEAYVKVNISYWNAVEKLVNLKLGKLDFDKISKTAMSFLLENRVSKALRTRASSVLCQCIHRMHSDELKSLSEKTENVNRLVDILEWSVGQKNETKLSEFFEITIKMTEKSSKACTNMIQAGIISISLSCMEKVESNDITTKCLELLTNLSSALNYDSLQELYTSSNVDKIGLMLTRQKNDITFQTTSLLTKLLHHAEGNQVQYKLINQLLAESNRLAIGIDKIHI from the exons ATGAAAAGATGGACTGCAAAG attggaaACATGTTACCATCACTAACACATTTAACTATGAGCGATGTTCATATCAATGAAGATGATTTCTATCAacttttcggtaatttttcaaatcttcggTCATTGGATATCAGTGGAACCAATATCTTAAACATTGCCGGTATTTCGAGATTAAAACAACTGGAAGTGCTCGCTCTgagagatttttcaattgccACATATACGGAGCTTAAAGATTTATTTAACTTAAAACACCTGAGGGTCTTGGATGTATCACAAACAAG ATTTAATCTCCATTCTAGAAATAATATTGTCGAGCAGTTCACAGAATGTAAAATGGAATTACCAGAGTTAAGATTCATGGATTGTACCAGAACCTCGTTGAGCGGTGACATTTTAGAGTGTTTACTAAAAACGCAACGTAATCTTCAGTTAGTTACAACAATAA TGACTGAAGCGGAAACATCACAATATAATGATGTTCGGGTTTTGAATACTGCATACTTTCATAAATCTGTTCAAGCTCTAGTTTACTGTTTAACTGCAAGAAAAGAATTTGACAGTGGATACTGTATGAAAGCAATCAGAATTTCAATCTCTGAAGATAACTTGCAAAATCTCAATATTCCTTCATGTATAAAAACAATTGTAAAATCAATGCAAACGTTTGATTCAATATCTGTTACGCAAAATGGGCTCAAGTGTTTGATAATATTCGGAAT GCTCTATTCCAACCAACTGTGTTCAAACGGAGTGACGTTATTGGTTGAAGCTTTAATGAGCTTCGTTTATTTGTACAAAAGGATGATTTCAGAAGCATACGTAAAAGTCAATATTTCCTACTGGAATGCCGTCGAGAAacttgtaaatttgaaattgggaaaactcgattttgataaaataagcAAAACCGCTATGAGTTTTCTATTAGAGAATCGAGTAAGCAAGGCTCTTCGTACCAGAGCATCAAGTGTTTTGTGCCAGTGCATACATAGAATGCATTCTGATGAATTAAAATCTCTATctgaaaaaactgagaatGTGAATCGATTAGTCGATATACTGGAATGGAGTGTAggacagaaaaatgaaacgaagctttcggaattttttgaaatcactatcaaaatgactgaaaaaagttcaaaggcTTGTACCAACATGATACAAGCTGGAATAATAAGTATTTCATTGAGTTGCATGGAAAAGGTTGAGTCTAATGATATTACTACGAAATGCTTGGAGTTGTTAACAAATCTGTCATCCGCTCTGAATTATGACTCTTTGCAAGAACTCTACACATCATCAAATGTCGATAAGATTGG gCTAATGCTTACTCGACAGAAAAATGACATAACGTTCCAAACTACTTCATTGCTCACAAAACTATTGCACCACGCTGAAGGGAACCAGGTTCAATATAAACTCATCAATCAGTTACTGGCTGAAAGTAATCGCTTAGCAATTGGAATTGACAAgattcatatttga
- the C48D1.1 gene encoding Zer-1-like leucine-rich repeats region domain-containing protein (Confirmed by transcript evidence) yields MTKPLHDIACQKIAEFVQNGSYDNREFELDSKSSNIVYSYLMNRDKPFNLKTIHKLNVTKVTLHPQTLDENTARQLKQFSLKELKIGNFSKSKSWCIFRRKETRHVDIVRILEAVLNEETRKNLQYLHIEKDQKLMKRWTAKIGNMLPSLTHLTMSDVHINEDDFYQLFGNFSNLRSLDISGTNILNIAGISRLKQLEVLALRDFSIATYTELKDLFNLKHLRVLDVSQTRFNLHSRNNIVEQFTECKMELPELRFMDCTRTSLSGDILECLLKTQRNLQLVTTIMTEAETSQYNDVRVLNTAYFHKSVQALVYCLTARKEFDSGYCMKAIRISISEDNLQNLNIPSCIKTIVKSMQTFDSISVTQNGLKCLIIFGMLYSNQLCSNGVTLLVEALMSFVYLYKRMISEAYVKVNISYWNAVEKLVNLKLGKLDFDKISKTAMSFLLENRVSKALRTRASSVLCQCIHRMHSDELKSLSEKTENVNRLVDILEWSVGQKNETKLSEFFEITIKMTEKSSKACTNMIQAGIISISLSCMEKVESNDITTKCLELLTNLSSALNYDSLQELYTSSNVDKIGLMLTRQKNDITFQTTSLLTKLLHHAEGNQVQYKLINQLLAESNRLAIGIDKIHI; encoded by the exons ATGACCAAGCCTCTTCATGACATTGCCtgccaaaaaattgccgaattcgttcaaaatg GTTCATACGATAACAGAGAATTTGAACTTGATTCCAAATCGAGTAACATTGTTTATTCATATTTAATGAATCGAGATAAAccattcaatttaaaaaccatCCATAAACTGAACGTAACAAAAGTTACACTACACCCCCAGACACTGGATGAGAACACTGCAAGGCAACTGAAACAATTCTCGttgaaagaattgaaaattggaaatttttctaaatctaaAAGTTGGTGCATATTTAGAAGAA aagaaaccCGTCATGTTGATATTGTCCGCATTTTGGAAGCTGTTCTGAACGAGGAAACCCGTAAAAATCTTCAGTACTTACACATcgaaaaagatcaaaaactaATGAAAAGATGGACTGCAAAG attggaaACATGTTACCATCACTAACACATTTAACTATGAGCGATGTTCATATCAATGAAGATGATTTCTATCAacttttcggtaatttttcaaatcttcggTCATTGGATATCAGTGGAACCAATATCTTAAACATTGCCGGTATTTCGAGATTAAAACAACTGGAAGTGCTCGCTCTgagagatttttcaattgccACATATACGGAGCTTAAAGATTTATTTAACTTAAAACACCTGAGGGTCTTGGATGTATCACAAACAAG ATTTAATCTCCATTCTAGAAATAATATTGTCGAGCAGTTCACAGAATGTAAAATGGAATTACCAGAGTTAAGATTCATGGATTGTACCAGAACCTCGTTGAGCGGTGACATTTTAGAGTGTTTACTAAAAACGCAACGTAATCTTCAGTTAGTTACAACAATAA TGACTGAAGCGGAAACATCACAATATAATGATGTTCGGGTTTTGAATACTGCATACTTTCATAAATCTGTTCAAGCTCTAGTTTACTGTTTAACTGCAAGAAAAGAATTTGACAGTGGATACTGTATGAAAGCAATCAGAATTTCAATCTCTGAAGATAACTTGCAAAATCTCAATATTCCTTCATGTATAAAAACAATTGTAAAATCAATGCAAACGTTTGATTCAATATCTGTTACGCAAAATGGGCTCAAGTGTTTGATAATATTCGGAAT GCTCTATTCCAACCAACTGTGTTCAAACGGAGTGACGTTATTGGTTGAAGCTTTAATGAGCTTCGTTTATTTGTACAAAAGGATGATTTCAGAAGCATACGTAAAAGTCAATATTTCCTACTGGAATGCCGTCGAGAAacttgtaaatttgaaattgggaaaactcgattttgataaaataagcAAAACCGCTATGAGTTTTCTATTAGAGAATCGAGTAAGCAAGGCTCTTCGTACCAGAGCATCAAGTGTTTTGTGCCAGTGCATACATAGAATGCATTCTGATGAATTAAAATCTCTATctgaaaaaactgagaatGTGAATCGATTAGTCGATATACTGGAATGGAGTGTAggacagaaaaatgaaacgaagctttcggaattttttgaaatcactatcaaaatgactgaaaaaagttcaaaggcTTGTACCAACATGATACAAGCTGGAATAATAAGTATTTCATTGAGTTGCATGGAAAAGGTTGAGTCTAATGATATTACTACGAAATGCTTGGAGTTGTTAACAAATCTGTCATCCGCTCTGAATTATGACTCTTTGCAAGAACTCTACACATCATCAAATGTCGATAAGATTGG gCTAATGCTTACTCGACAGAAAAATGACATAACGTTCCAAACTACTTCATTGCTCACAAAACTATTGCACCACGCTGAAGGGAACCAGGTTCAATATAAACTCATCAATCAGTTACTGGCTGAAAGTAATCGCTTAGCAATTGGAATTGACAAgattcatatttga
- the ced-3 gene encoding Cell death protein 3 subunit p17 (Confirmed by transcript evidence), with protein MMRQDRRSLLERNIMMFSSHLKVDEILEVLIAKQVLNSDNGDMINSCGTVREKRREIVKAVQRRGDVAFDAFYDALRSTGHEGLAEVLEPLARSVDSNAVEFECPMSPASHRRSRALSPAGYTSPTRVHRDSVSSVSSFTSYQDIYSRARSRSRSRALHSSDRHNYSSPPVNAFPSQPSSANSSFTGCSSLGYSSSRNRSFSKASGPTQYIFHEEDMNFVDAPTISRVFDEKTMYRNFSSPRGMCLIINNEHFEQMPTRNGTKADKDNLTNLFRCMGYTVICKDNLTGRGMLLTIRDFAKHESHGDSAILVILSHGEENVIIGVDDIPISTHEIYDLLNAANAPRLANKPKIVFVQACRGERRDNGFPVLDSVDGVPAFLRRGWDNRDGPLFNFLGCVRPQVQQVWRKKPSQADILIAYATTAQYVSWRNSARGSWFIQAVCEVFSTHAKDMDVVELLTEVNKKVACGFQTSQGSNILKQMPEMTSRLLKKFYFWPEARNSAV; from the exons ATGATGCGTCAAGATAGAAGGAGCTTGCTAGAGAGGAACATTATGATGTTCTCTAGTCATCTAAAAGTCGATGAAATTCTCGAAGTTCTCATCGCAAAACAAGTGTTGAATAGTGATAATGGAGATATGAttaat TCATGTGGAACGGTTCGCGAGAAGAGACGGGAGATCGTGAAAGCAGTGCAACGACGGGGAGATGTGGCGTTCGACGCGTTTTATGATGCTCTTCGCTCTACGGGACACGAAGGACTTGCTGAAGTTCTTGAACCTCTCGCCAGATC TGTTGACTCGAATGCTGTCGAATTCGAGTGTCCAATGTCACCGGCAAGCCATCGTCGGAGCCGCGCATTGAGCCCCGCCGGCTACACTTCACCGACCCGAGTTCACCGTGACAGCGTCTCTTCAGTGTCATCATTCACTTCTTATCAGGATATCTACTCAAGAGCAAGATCTCGTTCTCGATCGCGTGCACTTCATTCATCGGATCGACACAATTATTCATCTCCTCCAGTCAACGCATTTCCCAGCCAACCTT CATCCGCCAACTCTTCATTCACCGGATGCTCTTCTCTCGGATACAGTTCAAGTCGTAATCGCTCATTCAGCAAAGCTTCTGGACCAACTCAATACATATTCCATGAAGAGGATATGAACTTTGTCGATGCACCAACCATAAGCCGTGTTTTCGACGAGAAAACCATGTACAGAAACTTCTCGAGTCCTCGTGGAATGTGCCTCATCATAAATAATGAACACTTTGAGCAGATGCCAACACGGAATGGTACCAAGGCCGACAAGGACAATCTTACCAATTTGTTCAGATGCATGGGCTATACGGTTATTTGCAAGGACAATCTGACGGGAAGG GGAATGCTCCTGACAATTCGAGACTTTGCCAAACACGAATCACACGGAGATTCTGCGATACTCGTGATTCTATCACACGGAGAAGAGAATGTGATTATTGGAGTTGATGATATACCGATTAGTACACACGAGATATATGATCTTCTCAACGCGGCAAATGCTCCCCGTCTGGCGAATAAGCCGAAAATCGTTTTTGTGCAGGCTTGTCGAGGCG aacgtcgTGACAATGGATTCCCAGTCTTGGATTCTGTCGACGGAGTTCCTGCATTTCTTCGTCGTGGATGGGACAATCGAGACGGGccattgttcaattttcttggATGTGTGCGGCCGCAAGTTCAG CAAGTGTGGAGAAAGAAGCCGAGCCAAGCTGACATTCTGATTGCATACGCAACGACAGCTCAATATGTTTCGTGGAGAAACAGTGCTCGTGGATCATGGTTCATTCAAGCCGTCTGTGAAGTGTTCTCGACACACGCAAAGGATATGGATGTTGTTGAGCTGCTGACTGAAGTCAATAAGAAGGTCGCTTGTGGATTTCAGACATCACAGGGatcgaatattttgaaacagatgCCAGAG atgacaTCCCGCCTGCTCAAAAAGTTCTACTTTTGGCCGGAAGCACGAAACTCTGCCGTCTAA
- the ced-3 gene encoding Cell death protein 3 subunit p17 (Confirmed by transcript evidence): MNFVDAPTISRVFDEKTMYRNFSSPRGMCLIINNEHFEQMPTRNGTKADKDNLTNLFRCMGYTVICKDNLTGRGMLLTIRDFAKHESHGDSAILVILSHGEENVIIGVDDIPISTHEIYDLLNAANAPRLANKPKIVFVQACRGERRDNGFPVLDSVDGVPAFLRRGWDNRDGPLFNFLGCVRPQVQQVWRKKPSQADILIAYATTAQYVSWRNSARGSWFIQAVCEVFSTHAKDMDVVELLTEVNKKVACGFQTSQGSNILKQMPEMTSRLLKKFYFWPEARNSAV, translated from the exons ATGAACTTTGTCGATGCACCAACCATAAGCCGTGTTTTCGACGAGAAAACCATGTACAGAAACTTCTCGAGTCCTCGTGGAATGTGCCTCATCATAAATAATGAACACTTTGAGCAGATGCCAACACGGAATGGTACCAAGGCCGACAAGGACAATCTTACCAATTTGTTCAGATGCATGGGCTATACGGTTATTTGCAAGGACAATCTGACGGGAAGG GGAATGCTCCTGACAATTCGAGACTTTGCCAAACACGAATCACACGGAGATTCTGCGATACTCGTGATTCTATCACACGGAGAAGAGAATGTGATTATTGGAGTTGATGATATACCGATTAGTACACACGAGATATATGATCTTCTCAACGCGGCAAATGCTCCCCGTCTGGCGAATAAGCCGAAAATCGTTTTTGTGCAGGCTTGTCGAGGCG aacgtcgTGACAATGGATTCCCAGTCTTGGATTCTGTCGACGGAGTTCCTGCATTTCTTCGTCGTGGATGGGACAATCGAGACGGGccattgttcaattttcttggATGTGTGCGGCCGCAAGTTCAG CAAGTGTGGAGAAAGAAGCCGAGCCAAGCTGACATTCTGATTGCATACGCAACGACAGCTCAATATGTTTCGTGGAGAAACAGTGCTCGTGGATCATGGTTCATTCAAGCCGTCTGTGAAGTGTTCTCGACACACGCAAAGGATATGGATGTTGTTGAGCTGCTGACTGAAGTCAATAAGAAGGTCGCTTGTGGATTTCAGACATCACAGGGatcgaatattttgaaacagatgCCAGAG atgacaTCCCGCCTGCTCAAAAAGTTCTACTTTTGGCCGGAAGCACGAAACTCTGCCGTCTAA
- the C48D1.9 gene encoding VHS domain-containing protein (Confirmed by transcript evidence) — protein sequence MSNGALLQKSMNDKLDLPEQFTALELVCDAEQSIVEEANFHKDPEFVIGSIAMEYDIVKMDSKRK from the exons ATGAGCAATGGAGCATTGTTGCAAAAGAGTATGAATGACAAACTCGATTTACCGGAACAATTTACTGCACTTGAG ctgGTTTGTGACGCAGAGCAATCGATTGTGGAGGAAGCAAATTTTCACAAGGATCCGGAATTTGTCATTGGAAGTATTGCAATGGAATATGATATTGTTAAAATGGATTCGAAG agaaaatga
- the C48D1.9 gene encoding VHS domain-containing protein (Partially confirmed by transcript evidence), translating to MASSSIIILILFSGFTVISCQNGDNWATCEKFPNDFKCYDWCMRLNRYAEIYLGNRERSARQWQEVAKIGISCMIPAAVVLFIWMKIRNSIRFHRESVKRRRHERKLKFLQTNRIRETILDQPTNEEIGQDLAKQFPIREGVIYKMKMRKELEKKYLAFRRLRLTQEMSNGALLQKSMNDKLDLPEQFTALELVCDAEQSIVEEANFHKDPEFVIGSIAMEYDIVKMDSKRK from the exons ATggcaa gttcttCGATAATTATCTTAATACTCTTCTCAGGTTTTACTGTCATCTCCTGCCAAAATGGTGACAACTGGGCAACTTGTGAA aagtttccaAACGACTTTAAATGTTATGATTGGTGTATGCGATTGAATCGATATGCGGAGATTTATCTTGG AAACCGAGAACGCAGTGCCCGTCAATGGCAAGAAGTTGCAAAAATCGGGATAAGTTGCATGATACCAGCTGCTGTTGTATTATTCATTTGGATGAAAATCCGAAACTCCATTCGATTCCATCGCGAGAGtgtgaagagacgcagacacgaGAGAAAGCTCAAGTTTTTGCAAACTAATCGAATTCGAGAGACAATTCTTGACCAGCCGACGAATGAGGAAATCGGGCAAGATTTGGCAAAACAATTCCCAATTCGAGAAGGAGTTATTTATAAGATGAAGATGCGGAAggaattggagaaaaaatatttagcttTTAGAAGACTCAGATTG actcAAGAAATGAGCAATGGAGCATTGTTGCAAAAGAGTATGAATGACAAACTCGATTTACCGGAACAATTTACTGCACTTGAG ctgGTTTGTGACGCAGAGCAATCGATTGTGGAGGAAGCAAATTTTCACAAGGATCCGGAATTTGTCATTGGAAGTATTGCAATGGAATATGATATTGTTAAAATGGATTCGAAG agaaaatga
- the C48D1.9 gene encoding VHS domain-containing protein (Confirmed by transcript evidence), with amino-acid sequence MIPAAVVLFIWMKIRNSIRFHRESVKRRRHERKLKFLQTNRIRETILDQPTNEEIGQDLAKQFPIREGVIYKMKMRKELEKKYLAFRRLRLTQEMSNGALLQKSMNDKLDLPEQFTALELVCDAEQSIVEEANFHKDPEFVIGSIAMEYDIVKMDSKRK; translated from the exons ATGATACCAGCTGCTGTTGTATTATTCATTTGGATGAAAATCCGAAACTCCATTCGATTCCATCGCGAGAGtgtgaagagacgcagacacgaGAGAAAGCTCAAGTTTTTGCAAACTAATCGAATTCGAGAGACAATTCTTGACCAGCCGACGAATGAGGAAATCGGGCAAGATTTGGCAAAACAATTCCCAATTCGAGAAGGAGTTATTTATAAGATGAAGATGCGGAAggaattggagaaaaaatatttagcttTTAGAAGACTCAGATTG actcAAGAAATGAGCAATGGAGCATTGTTGCAAAAGAGTATGAATGACAAACTCGATTTACCGGAACAATTTACTGCACTTGAG ctgGTTTGTGACGCAGAGCAATCGATTGTGGAGGAAGCAAATTTTCACAAGGATCCGGAATTTGTCATTGGAAGTATTGCAATGGAATATGATATTGTTAAAATGGATTCGAAG agaaaatga